The genomic region AAAAGCAGCAGCACCACAGGATAGGGGCAGCACCTGGGTGTGGAAGGGAGGGTCTGGGGctgggagaggatgtggggaTTCTTATGCCTGGCTGGGTCTTAGCTTGGCTGACTTCCCATGTCTAGGGTTTGACCTTCTTCCTTCAGAGGTGAGTTTCCTGCCATGGGGGTTTGAGTGAGCCCCCAGACCAGCATTTTGGGGGCTTTGGAAAGAGAGTTGTCTGGTAAGGGGGTGGGGAGCTCTGTGTTCCTAGCtctgggagagagaagagaagggaatcgGTGATACTgactcttcctcctgctctttcTAGAAAGCCTTGTTTTATTCTTAGGGTGAAATTCTGGCAAATTTGGAGGCTGAAGCTCTGGTTAAATAGTTTCACTGCTTTTAAACTTTACGTAGCCCCCAAAAGGGGGTCTGAGCAGTGGTGGTCTCTGCTGGGAGTTTCCATGCTCCAAGCTCAGCCCTGGTGTCTCCAATTAGAGGAGCCTGAGGCAAGTCAGGGAGAGTGtgttaaattatttaaacaacTAAGAATCAGGAGGATCAACATTTGGGGTGAGATGAGAAAGGCTCCAGATCCAACCATTTTTAACATAGGTTTGAATGTCCAGAAATATGCAGAAAAGGTACTGAGTTATGCAGTGACAAATCTCCCTACCATTCTTCTTTCCTATTTGCCAATTTCCATCTCTGAAAGGCAACCACTGTTTCTAATTTCTTATATACAAAGataaatttaatttccatttttcttttacataaaagtTGCATATTTGGCACATTTTTCTGAACATTGCAGTTTTCACCCACTTATTAATACACCTTGGAATATTCCATATCAATGTATgcatccttattttattttattttattttattttatttattttgagccagagtctcactctgccacccaggctggagtgcattggcgtgatctcggctcactgcaacctccgcctcccgggttcaagcaattctcctgcctcagcctcctgagtagctgggattacaggtgcgtggcaccacacctggctaatttttgtagttttagtagagacagcgtttcaccttgttggtcaggctggtcttgaactcctgacctcatgatctgcctgcctcggcctcccaaagtgctgggattacaggcgtgagctaccatgcctagccatgtccttgttatttttaatagctgcatacCATTCTACCATATGGCTATACTCTAACTTATTGCACCAGTCTCCTCCCATGGTCATTTGGGCATTGGCCAGACATCTGCCAaatcccaggctggaatgcagtggtgcaatcttggctctgcAAAGGTTATAACAAACAATGTCCCAACATTGTCACAtctattattttgcatatatCCAAGTGCACCTCTAGGGTACATTTTTAGAAGTGGAAGTACTAGGTTAAAGGTCACTGCATTGGTAATAATGGCGGATATTGCCTTCCTTCTAATAGGGAGGTAGGAAAGGAGGTGGTTTAGAGCTATGCAGGACAGGGTTTGAACCTCCTCTCTGTGTTTTCTAGCAGTTTGATCATGGACCCAGTGCTCTCCAAGctccagttttaaaaaatctataaaatggggcccATATAGTTGTGAGCATAAAATGAGAACAGCTATGTAAAGCATTTAGTTCAGGGCCAAACACACAGAGAAGTAAAACTCTCCCCTGCATCTTCCCAAGGACAGGTAGCCTGGGCCCCCATCCTGGTGCTTGCCATAGAGTTCGTGGGTGTTTGAGAGCCAGCTATTGAGCCTGGCTGTCAAGCTGGTGGTTCTCACTTGAAGATCCTTTCCCCACGCATTGTCTTGTCCCATCCCTAAGGCTCCTGATGTGCTCTGTTCATAGAACCCTGGGTCTCTCCAGGGCCTTCCTAGGGCTGGCTGTTGGGCAGGAGCCTTCCTGAAGGAGGGTATTTGGTCTACTTAAATCCTCAAAGCTCTGGTCCCTGACACAGGCCTCAAATAAGTGTACTATCTTCTATTGATTGTTTACCACTAGCCTTGTACAATGCCGAGTATTCTACTTGAGTGATTGCATCCAGTTCTCAGAATTATCCCATAGGGTAGGAAAGAGTAATCACCTCCAAGCCAACTTCATCATTAGATAGCCTTGCCCCGTCCAAGTAGGACACCTTATATTCTTATGATCTCTTGGGGTTTCCTCCAACCCCTCTAGGTGAGAGACACATGTGGTATGTGGAGTTTCCTGTtgccttatattttatttagcttaGGTATGAGCCCTCATTTGAAATATGTACAGCCAGATGAAAAGgtgagtttgatttttttgagacggagtcttgctttgttgaccaggctggagtgcagtggcgcgatctcacctcagtgcaacctccgcctcctcagttcaagtgattctcctgcctcagcctcccaagtagctgggattacaggcacgtgccatcatgcccggctaatttttgtatttttagtagagattgggtttcacaatgttggccaggctggtctcaaactcctggccttgtgatctgcctgcctcggcctcccaaagagctgggattacaggtgtgagccaccgtgcccggcagatgagtttgatttttaaatgaccagaaaTACAGTCCATttgcataaaaggaaaaatacaatgcCTGGCACTAACATCTCAAAGTGCTTGTGTGACGCTTTCACCCTTGACAACATTGCCGCCAACACCTAATATAAAAAGTTAGTTGGCAACCACTCTTTTGAATCTTTTCACCAAAGGAGACATTCTCTGCCCCTTCTAAAGAGACCCTACAGAGCACATGTGCATAgctgcatctctttttttttcaccttacAGGGGATCAGGACACATTGGGAACCTGGTATCTGTTTGGCGGGTCTATTTATCAAGCCCTAGAACCAGGTGGTCCAGACACCTCACTGATCTAAGAACATgagtggagagaaggaagaggcatCGTTCAGAATGTTCGGGGCTTATGGTGAGCCAGAGGAGAGGAGGGATGTGCTGGAAAGCTCTGGCATTTCCTCTCAGCCTGAGCCACAAGTGCAGCAGCAACTGGGCAGTCTGTTTGGAGTGCCCTGGCAGCCCCCGGGCCCCCCAATACAGCACAGCCCTGCTGATCAAGAGACAAGCATGGTGACCCAGCAGCAGTGGCACCTCCAGGGCCTGGGTAGATCTGAGCTCCAGGCCGCTGGGCTCCCTGATGCACAACCAGGAGAAGCAGCAGAGTCCAGCCCAAGGCAGGTCTTGCTTGAACCTGACTCAGTGGGGGTGGCAAACTGGACTGGGGAGAGGGCATCCCAGCAGGAAGCTCTGTGGCTCACACtctgtctcctccctccctctctccatgtGTTGTAGCTTCCTACTGGGTTCTGAGGTTGGTGAGTACCAGTCATAGTGGTGCGTGTGGTCGCCCAAGCTGGGCCCCAGATGGGGGACTAGGAACGGGGGCCTGGTGTCAACAGAGCAGGCTTCTCCCTGAAGCGTGGGACTCTGTGAGCAGGTGGGCATTGCTCTTTCCCTGCAGGCCAGCCTTActcttcttcctctcccagtgAAGAAGTCCTCTCATTGCTCAGAGCAATTGTAAGTGTCCAACTTCATACTCAGGATCCTTCCTTTCCCACCTACCCCCAATCAAGAAACCATGTGTCCACACTTTCACTCTCTCTCCCATAGGTAGGGGGGTGTCCTGGGCTCCTGCTCCTTTTGAGCTATGTTCCCTGTTCCCCCATCCTGAGAAGTAGGGTCTTCAGCTCACAGTGTCATTTCTTCAAGAGCTGTGACCCTGGGAACCAGGGGCCAGGTTCTGCggttgggtgggtggatgggtgggtggttaAGAATCTAGCTGGAAGACGGGGTGGACTGTCCTATTAATGATAGCAGGTCAGGGCCACTGCTACCCACCCTCTCCTTGCCTAGCCCCCCATTCCAGATGAAGTTGTGGTCAGGCAGAAGAGGGCCCCACAGGGCTCCTGGAAGGTTGGCACACTCTTCCATGGAAAGAGAGTCTACGCTGTGGCCATCAGCGGCTCAACCCACCACGTGTACACGTGTGGCTCCGGCTACATCAGGGTATGGGATGAGAGTGCACTGCATGCGGGGGACAAGGCCCCTCGGGCCCAGCTGGACTTGCAGGTGAGGGAGATCCAAAGCAGGACTCAGGGAACTCTGACAGGGCCTCTGACGTGAGACCCAGGTTCGGTGCCCCAAGGGGAAACCAGTGTGTGAACCCTTCCTTACAGCATCCCCAGGACCGTGTTGTTACCTGCAAGCTGTTCCCTGATGAGCGGAGCCTGATCACAGGGGGTGCGTCCCAGGCCGTGACTCTCTGGGACTTGGCACCCACCCCCCAGGTCAGGGCACAGCTGACCTCGACGGGCCCCACGTGCTATTCTCTGGCTGTGTCCTCTGATGCCCATATCTGTTTGGCTTGTTTCCATGGATTTGTTGAGATTTGGGATTTGCAGAACCAAATCTTGATCAGGTATGACCTCTCTCCAGAGCCACTCAGGTGTACCTGGGGGAGGGCTTGCCAGTGAGGCTCTTTCCCCTCTTTGCATTAGGGCTGGGCGAGTCAGTGTAGAAGATATATCTGGGGTACTCCTAGGGGCTTCCTGACCCTGAAACTTCCCGGGGGCCCAAACCATTCAGTGACCCTCTGAGTTGTTTTCCCACCCACCAGGAAGCACGAAGTTCCTGTATACGGGTCCCGATGTGTGGACATCACCGGCAATATATTCTGGACAGGAGGTGAAGACACCACCCTGTATTCCTGGGACCTGAGGAGCTACCAGAGGCTGCACCAACACAACTTACAGAATGAGGTGCCCGGCTGGCCACCACTGGCAGAATGCCACCTGCAGTGGAGCCATGcatggaggcaggggtgggagtgTGAGCTTGAGGGGTGGGCACAAAGGATGGCGTTGGCAACTTTGAGTGCTGACCTCAAACCTGCTTCCACGAACAGATCCTCAGCATTACCCACGACCCCGGTGAAGAATGGGTATTGGCGGGCCTGAGAACGAGTGATATCGTGTTCCTTCACACTCGTCGGAATGAGCAGTTTAAGGCTCTCATGAAAAAATACACCCGCCACCACAGCCTCAAGTTTGCCTCCTGTGGTGAGTGAGAAGCCAGGTGACACCACTGGGTGTCCGATTTTGAACTTGCTGTcgtctcttctttctctgttcaCCCCCCTTTTCCTTTTCTGGCTCCCTCCGTAATGGGAGATCCTGCACAGAATGACAGCCTGAAGACGCAGGCAGACTGAAGAGGCGTGAACCCTATCTGATTGTCCTTCTGTTGTTCCGTGATAACCATGATCTTGTGTGTGGTAGGAGGGTGGGGGCAGATAAGGGAATGGCTTGGGTTGTGTGTCTGATTTTCATAGATAGGgaaacaggcagagaaagacttGCCCTTAGTCTGGTTGGGGACAGTGCTGGAACTAGAATGCAGGATTGGTCTCTGGCCTCTCACCTGTTCGTTCCTTCACCAGGGAGCTATTTTGTGACCGCGATAGATACGCGCCTCAGTGGCTTGGAGGCACCTTCTCTACAAAAGTTGTTTCAGGTACTGGACACAGAGGGATGCCCGGACCCAGGCACTGGGAGCTTGTAGCTCCAGGTCCCAGTTGGTTGGATTCCAGTGGGTGTTGGAAAACACCTCTGAGATGGCAGCCAAGGCCATTTTACAGAGTAGGGGAAATAAAGACTTCACATCCTATGAACTCCCAAGTCACCTTGATCCCTGAGACCTGGCCCTGTCCTCCACCTGAGCCTTAGGTCAACACTGAGCCTTGAAACAGCCCTAAATGAAGCCTTCGTGTCTGGCCCCAAATGTGATCCCTGTTTTGGCCCTTCCGTCCATCTAGATAGAGGAGTCTTCAGGTATCCTGTGCTGTGACGTGTCCTCTGACAACCAGTATCTGGTCATGGGCTCCAGCAGCAGTGCCACCATCTACCAGCTCTTGTATTAAAGGTGGCATGCCATGGTCCTGCCAGTGAAGACCCAGTCTTTGGGCTGGTGTGGCTGTGAGGATGGCTTCAGAGTGCTGGACACCTCTAACACCTGCCATCTCCTCTGTCTTAGCTTGGGTCATCCCTCCCCTCCAGTAGCCCGCTCTCAGCCTGCACTCCCAGATTTTAATCAGATGGCTTGGAGCGTTTTCCTTTGTTATCTTCCTACCGCTGATTTCTGGGTTTTGGCAGGAAACTTGAGATCCCTTTGTAATGAATAAAATAGCAAAGCAGAAAGCAAAGTGGCTTGGATATGTGTCCCTTTCTTTCAAGTCACAAACTCACTGTGATAGATTGCTTATGCCTTCAGCAAATTTCAAGGTGGGGAAGGAGTTTTAGACCAGACTTAGTTTtgtttgtaaacttttttttttttttaagcaggaaTTTTTGGAATCTTAAAGCTCAAGAAATGTAAGTCCACGTACCAACTTTCAGATTGTATCAGGGAGTTGATAGATAGACCAATAACGCTCAACTCTTGACTCAGGTAGAATTCCTAGAGCTGGTCTAGCCATGTTCTGAGGACAGGTTCCCTTTTTGTGCCTAACTTCAGTGATGAAGAAGCTCCCTGCTTCACGCTACATCATTTTATTTGACTCTTTAAAAGTCCTGATGCTAATTCTGGTGTTTGGTGCTAATCAAAGCTACCTAGCTCACTGTTTCAGGACAGTTTCCTCACGTTTGAAAATGTGACAATGTAGTATTATATATCTGGGCTTCACCAGGTTGGAAAGGGCCCAGCTCCTGAAAAAAAAGCCATATAGGCCTGCTTTCTAGTCTTCTTCCATCAGGGTCCTCTTTTTGGCTTGGTGTTTGTATAGCTGAGACTGCCAGCTGCCCACTGAAGTTCATGGCTTGGAGTTTTCCCTGGGAGGAAGCTGCAATGCCAAGGGCCAAGTATGCCATCCTTTGCAACATGTAGACGTTGTCAGGAACTTAGTTCTTGCCAGTGGATCATGAGTGAATAATATGTGTCAGCTCTGGGCTAGGCTAAAGAAGTAGGACTGTTCCCTCCAGGGTCTCCTTCCACTTCTACCAGCTCAAGGCAAATGATGTGGAGGCCCCAGGGCATTGCAGAACCACAGGATAGAAGCATCCTGTGTGCATGAGTCAGACATCGAGATAAGCTGTTCACTTTGGACTATTGCATGGAAGAAAACAAACCCAAAGGAGTTATGACTTATCTGTTAGGATGGCTAGagtaaaaaagacaataacaagtgttgacaaggatgtggagagatTGGAatcctcatatattgctggtgggattgCAAAATGTTGCCGTCACTTTGAAAATGTTTGGAAGTTCTTCAAAATGCTtaacagagttaccatatgattcagtaattccactcctaagtatgtgtccaagagaattaaaaataaagacatacaagTTGGAAGGGTAATAATTGGGAGTGGGAgtacaagaattttaaaatgctttctggaAATAAGAGTCCTAATTAATAGCAGTGTTGATAAATCAAGGAGTAGCATTGTAATCTCTAGGTTAATTGCTAAAAGAATATTAAACAAGTATACAGCTTCCAAGCAAAGAGGGAAAATACTGGAATAATATATAGTAATAAtccaagaaaagagggaaaaggaaaaaaagaacaaagaagaagcagaaaaggaaaagCTTACTGAAATGATAGATTTAAAACCAAATATagcagtaattatattaaatgtaagtgGACTAAATATTCCTATTAATCTGTAGAGATCATATAACAATTCAAAAAATCATAACTGTGTTTGAAAGATACATTAAAACATAAGGGTACAGAAAGTACAGCATAATAGAAGAAGATACTTTCTGCACAAATCAAAGAAAGTTGATGTTATATTAGACAAcatactagaaaacaaaaaatatttgagataaaGGGGAACATTTCATAAGTGTTCAATTCAGGTTCAATTCATCAGGAAGCACAAGAATTCTGTTTTTACGTAGTTGTTATTGTAgcctcaaaatacaaaaagaaaaatcaacaaattagACAAATTTATATCTCACAGTAACCAGCAGTTCAAACAGATAAAAAATTTATAAGGGTACAGAAGCTTTGAATAACATGATTAGAAAACTTAGAACAAggcgccaggtgcagtggctcacgcctgtaatcccagcacttttgggaggccgaggcgggtggatcacgaggtcaggagaccgagaccatcctggctaacatggtgaaaccccgtctctactaaaaatacaaaaaattagccgggcgtggtggcgggcgcctgtagtcccagctactcgggaggctgaagcaggagaatggcgtgaacccgggaggcggagcttgcagtgagctgagatcgcaccactgcactccagcctgggcgacagagcgagactcagtctcaaaaaagaaaagaaaagaaaagaaaacttagaaCAAGGCACACAACCACTACAGaacacacccccaccccacccacataCACAGCATTTACAACGACCATATACCTGAGCCATAAATTTCAAAGGATTTAACTTTTACAGAATATATTATTTGACCACAATGCAATtaagatataaataataaaaataaaactagaattttcctattttggaaattaaatatgcTTCTAAATAACTAATAGAgaataaactacaaaataaatAGAAGGTATTGTAATGAAAAATATGGAAGGATTCAGCTAGAGCTAGAATCAGAGCTTGTCATTCAAGCCACGCCCCATCCCCCTCTCCTAGATCTCTTGAGGCTGGGCGCTGACTGCCTGGGTCTTCCTGGCTCTTGGAAGCTGGGTCTGGGATAGAGGCGAGGGTGGAGACAAGGCCTTTCTCCTAGCAGAGGAAGGTCGAGGAAAAAAGAGATTGGAAGTGGTCTAATAGGCTGATTTTCATAGATGTTGCAAGAGGAATTGACTCAATTTAGCTTTCACCAGCAACGCTTAGTGTCCGTTTGCCTACATTCACGCCAACAGTGCGTGTTTTCTCATTTgtggaggtttttgttttgttttgttttaaaactgctggagtgcaatggtgtgatgagggctcactgcagcttcgacctaagcgatcctcccacctcagaggtgctgggactagaggcacttgccaccacgcctggctatttttattttttgtagaaacagggtcccattatgttgcctaggctggtctctaaattCCCGGGCTTATGCTATTCTCCTATCTTGGctctccaaagtgttgggattacagatgtgagccaatgcacctggcctcatttgtGGATTTTAATTCCTGGGAGAGGGGACAATAGCAGTTCCTGTGGCTGTGATCTGAGTTTCTTTTCGTTATGAGCAAGGTTGAATCATTCGCGAGTTGACCTAACCATGTATTTTATTTACGCGGCCCTGTGGCGGGGTCCCCTGCTCCTGTACACCTGGCTGTCAGGTGATGGCACATCCTTACCCTCTGGTCCTCGAGGGGCACATCTACTCTTTACCCATAGTTCAGAGCACTTTGCTGGGTGACATCCGCATATTTGCTGCAATTGTTACCCTCTGGTCCTTGAAGGACACACCTACTCTTTGCCCATAGTTCAGAGTGCTTTGCTGGGTTACATCCGAACATTTGCTGCAATCGTAGCACAACAAAACAGCTGCCCTCTCTGAGGCTCGAACTCAGGACCTTCAGATTATGAGACTGACGCGCTGCCCACTGCGCTAAGAGGGCCTGTAGTTAGTCAAGCTTGCTACCTCCTATAAGAAAATGCCTGCAGCCCCTTGCACTCGCGGAGTCATCTACGCAAGGTCGGGCTCTGCAGGCAGCAGCTTCTGGTCTCACCCCGGGCTTGTGCGCACACCTGGGGACATGTGGGAAGGGCGCTCTTGCGGCCACTGAGCGGCCTGGCCTCAGGGAACGAGCCCCGCGCCGGGAAGAAAGCTGCCTGCCGGGAGCGCAGCCTACTGGGGACCCGGGACCCGAGCCACCGCGGCTCACCAAGAGGCGGTGGGGCCCTGCGGTGCGTGTGGGACGCCCGGCAGGCAGACTCTGAGCACGGCCAGGTGGGGACAAGCTCCGAGGCGTGACCGGGCTGGGGCGCGGGGGAAGCGGGGGACGAGCGCCTGGGCCCGGTGCAAGCGGCGGAGGGTGGCAAGAACTGGCAAGCACGGGAGAGGAGGCTGCAAGGGGTGACCCCAGCTGGGGTCCTCCGTCTCCAGAGCGACGGCCTCTTGATTGGGCGGGAGATGGGCTCGCGTGGCTGCCAAATGCAGGGTTCCAGGGTGGACTGAGGCTGGAGCGTGCGACGTCAGCCGCGGGTGGGCGTCAGGGGCGACCCCGGAGCGGGGGGTGAGTAGGGCCCTGGGGAGCAGGAGAGCGcggcaggagggcaggagggcgGAGAAGGGGTGTGGGGTGTGAAATCTCCAGGCCCAGGTCTAGGTCCTGGAGTCGAGGTGGGGGTGaggtggaagcagggagggaaggtTCCAGAAGATTCTTGGACGTGAATTCAGTCGGAAAATGGAGGGAAGAAATTATGGTTGCCTTGGACTTgccaattcatttatttatttatttgtttgttttgcatcccgcgtttttctttttctctcttctttctccaatAATCTTGCTTCCTGGTTACACATAGGCCCAGAGGGTCTATGAAGGGCAGCAGAGTCGCACTGCTGGCTCCAAGCAGGGCTGTCCAATTTATTGTCACATGAAAAGATGACAGGAATAAAGGGTGCGGGGAGG from Pan troglodytes isolate AG18354 chromosome 18, NHGRI_mPanTro3-v2.0_pri, whole genome shotgun sequence harbors:
- the TLE7 gene encoding transducin-like enhancer protein 7 yields the protein MSGEKEEASFRMFGAYGEPEERRDVLESSGISSQPEPQVQQQLGSLFGVPWQPPGPPIQHSPADQETSMVTQQQWHLQGLGRSELQAAGLPDAQPGEAAESSPSFLLGSEVGQPYSSSSPSEEVLSLLRAIPPIPDEVVVRQKRAPQGSWKVGTLFHGKRVYAVAISGSTHHVYTCGSGYIRVWDESALHAGDKAPRAQLDLQHPQDRVVTCKLFPDERSLITGGASQAVTLWDLAPTPQVRAQLTSTGPTCYSLAVSSDAHICLACFHGFVEIWDLQNQILIRKHEVPVYGSRCVDITGNIFWTGGEDTTLYSWDLRSYQRLHQHNLQNEILSITHDPGEEWVLAGLRTSDIVFLHTRRNEQFKALMKKYTRHHSLKFASCGSYFVTAIDTRLSGLEAPSLQKLFQIEESSGILCCDVSSDNQYLVMGSSSSATIYQLLY